The Pelobates fuscus isolate aPelFus1 chromosome 2, aPelFus1.pri, whole genome shotgun sequence genome has a segment encoding these proteins:
- the LOC134585964 gene encoding basic proline-rich protein-like: MPMDQIESGLEVRKFRGRGNRSRGNYMSRGDRGMKGQMPLGREKFRDHPMNGIIPLRRGMGRMHPYQDPRGRGGIRGRHPGFLPPPLPPPPPPHLEREMREPFPPPPTLRRGHPPPPGLMGFRGMPPPHRGRGILPPPPQRGHFPHPRGFPNGRGTAAHPPPPGRGQRWPAPPGGRRF, encoded by the exons ATGCCAATGGATCAAATTGAATCTGGTCTAGAAGTTCGAAAGTTCAG GGGAAGAGGAAACCGGAGTAGAGGTAATTACATGTCAAGAGGTGACCGTGGTATGAAGGGCCAAATGCCTCTTGGGCGAGAAAAGTTCAGAGACCATCCCATGAATGGGATTATACCTCTCAG ACGTGGCATGGGACGAATGCATCCATATCAGGATCCTCGTGGGCGCGGAGGAATCAGAGGACGACATCCAGGATTTCTGCCGCCTCCATTGCCGCCGCCGCCACCACCTCACCTTGAAAGAGAAATGAGAGAACCCTTTCCACCACCACCAACTCTAAG ACGTGGACACCCTCCACCTCCAGGGCTCATGGGTTTTAGAGGCATGCCACCTCCTCATCGTGGCAGAGGTATACTGCCGCCACCACCACAGAGAGGCCACTTTCCTCATCCACGAgg CTTTCCCAATGGACGTGGTACTGCAGCACATCCTCCGCCACCTGGCCGCGGCCAGAGATGGCCCGCACCACCAGGTGGCAGACGCTTTTAA
- the MRPS10 gene encoding small ribosomal subunit protein uS10m, which translates to MSVCAVSALLSRSVRTATRWQILRILPSCYCTCALTSRFSQLGNVKSVLRTSSAGINTNSLQSRIQELITINEEPDVLYKKIEVLAKCHDKSVLDSYEYFVVLAAKELGISLVHVYEPKRKIERFTLLKSVHIFKKHRVQYEMRTHYRCFELKHITGSTANVYLEYIQRNLPEGAALEITKTTLEKLPDHIKYPVWDQLSKEENEKTTL; encoded by the exons ATGAGTGTGTGTGCGGTTAGTGCGCTGTTATCCCGGTCGGTCCGGACTGCTACTCGGTGGCAG ATTTTACGGATCTTACCATCTTGCTATTGCACCTGTGCACTTACATCTAGATTCAGTCAGTTGGG AAATGTAAAATCTGTTTTAAGGACGTCGTCTGCAGGAATAAATACAAATTCTCTACAGTCTAGAATACAAGAATTG ATAACCATTAATGAAGAACCAGACGTTCTGTACAAGAAAATAGAAGTGTTAGCAAAATGTCATGACAAGTCTGTGCTGGACAGCTATGAGTATTTTGTTGTTCTTGCTGCTAAAGAACTTGGAATCTCCTTGGTGCATGT ATATGAGCCCAAGAGGAAGATTGAACGGTTCACACTTCTAAAGTCTGTGCATATTTTCAAAAAGCACAGAGTTCAGTATGAAATGAGGACACATTACAGGTGTTTTGAG TTAAAGCATATAACTGGCAGTACTGCAAATGTGTACCTGGAATATATACAGCGTAACCTACCAGAAGGAGCTGCTTTGGAAATTACAAAG acAACACTTGAGAAACTTCCAGACCATATAAAATATCCAGTATGGGACCAACTATCAAAGGAAGAGAATGAGAAGACTACTTTGTAA